From the Egibacteraceae bacterium genome, the window CTTGGCAGCCACACGCGCGTTGGCGGCCTGCCGCTCGGCCTCGGCGGCGAGCGCCTCGCTGCCCGGCTCGGTCAGCCGGTAGTAGCGGCGCAGCCGCCCGTCATGGATCTCCTCGCGGTCGAGCTCGACGAGGCCGTCGGATACGAGGCGGTCGAGCACCCCGTAGAGGGTGCCGACCTTCAGCTCCACCCGCCCGCCCGACAGTGCGTCGACCTCGCCGAGGATGCCGTAGCCGTGGCGCGGCTCGTCCACGAGCGCGGTGAGCACGAAGAACGCCGGCTCGGTCATCGGCCTCGTCGTCATACCCGAAGTATATTGCCTTCCAAGGTATTGGCAAGCCCTGGATCCCGGGCCTGCGCCGGCCGGTGCGTCAGCGGGGCAGCCAGAACCGCTTCAGCCGACCGATGCTGGCCATGCGGCGCTCCGCGAAGCGCTCGGCGGCCTCGGCGGTGGAGCACCCCTCCTCGGCCGCGAGCGCGAACACGGCGTGCAGGCGGTCGGCGATCGTGGCCACCCGGCGCTCCGCGCGCTCGGCGCTGTACCCGCCGGGGTGGAGCTCGTCGGCGACCTGGATGAGCCCCCCGGCGTTGATGACGTAGTCGGGCGCGTAGAGGATGCCCGCGTCGGCGAGGGCCTCGCCGTGGCGCGGTTCGGCCAGCTGGTTGTTCGCGGCTCCCGCGACGATGGCGCACGCGAGCTCGGGCAGCGTCGCGTCGGAGATCACGCCGCCGAGCGCGTTCGGGCTGAACACGTCGGCGTCGACGGCGTGGACCCTGTCGACCGGGACGAGCTGCGCCCCGTACCGCTCGGCGCAGCGGGCGGCGGCGGCCCCGTCGACGTCGGCGACGGTGAGCTTCGCGCCCTCACCGGCGAGGTAGCCGGCGAGGCGGTAGCCCACCTTGCCCACCCCCTGTATCGCCACATGCCGGTCGGCGAGCGAGGAGCTCCCGAAGGCGCGCTCCACGCATGCGCGAATCCCGACGAAGGTGCCGTAGGCGGTGAGCACGCCCGAGTCGCCCGACCCGCCCTCCTCGACCTCGGCGCCGGTGGCCCAGCGCGTCTCGCGGGCGACGATCGACATGTCGGCCGGATAGGTTCCCACGTCGCAGGCGGTGACGTAGCGCCCGTTCAGCGAGGCGACGACGCGCCCGTAGGCCCGCAGGAGCGCCTCGGTCTTGTCCCGGGCGGGGTCGCCGATGATGACCGCCTTGCCGCCGCCGAGGTCGAGGCCTGCGCACGCGGCCTTGTACGCCATCGCCCGGGACAGCCGCAGGACGTCGACGAGGGCTTCCTCCTCGCTCGCGTAGGGGAAGAAGCGGGTCCCCCCCAAGCCGGGGCCCAAGGCGGTGGAGTGGATGGCGATGATGCAGCGCAGCCCGGCCCCCTCGTCGCCTCCGTAGACCACCTGCTCATGGCCGTCGAGAAGGCTGAACGGGCCTTCCACGGGCTCCTCCGTCGTCGTGCGGGCCTTCCGGGAGTGGTGCCGCCCGCGAGTCCAACCGGATATCACCTGATTGGGTATACCCTTCCCCCCGACCGGGGGTTACACTATGTGACGAGTGCACGGAGTTATACGGTGTGCGCGGTGGACTGTAACGCTCTTGACGACGACTCGAGCGCGGCTCGGAGGGGAGCACGATGACGACGATGATCAACCAGGATGAGGACCTCTTGACCCCCTCCGAGGTGGCGAAGCTGTTCCGCGTCGACCCCAAGACTGTGACGCGCTGGGCGAAGGCGGGCAAGCTCTCCTCGATCAGGACGCTGGGAGGCCACCGGCGCTATCGCGCGTCGGAGGTGCACGCCCTGCTCACCGGACAGGCGACGGGGGTCCCCTCAGGGGACTAGTCCAGGCGGGGGGCGGAGCGGTCGGAACGCGCGGCCCCCCGACCGCCGCAGAACCAGGGGCGGTCAGGCCGCCATCCCGGCGAGCGTGACGCCGGCGGACTCCGTGACGCTGCCGCAGACCCAGGCGTCGACCCCCCGGTCGCGCAGGACCGCGACGGCGTTCTCGCCTGCGGGCACGACGGCGAGCATGCCGGCCCCCATGTTGAACACCCGCCACATCTCTGCGGGGTCGACGCCGCCCCGCTCTGCGAGGAACGCGAAGACGTCGGGTGGGGTGAACGTCGCGGTGTCGACGACCGCGCCGAGCCCGCCGGGCAGCACCCGTGGGAGGTTGCCGGGGATGCCGCCGCCGGTGACGTGACAGAGGCCGTGGACCTCGGTCGCCTGCGCGAGCGCGAGGCAGTCGGGCGCGTAGATGCGCGTGGGCCGCAGGAGCGCGTCCCCGAGCGACTGCAGCCTCAAGCCGTGGTCGTCGGCGAGGTCGAGCCCCTCGACGATCCGCCGGACGAGCGAGTAGCCGTTCGCGTGCAGCCCGTTGGAGGCCATGGCGACGACGTCGTCGCCGGGTCGCACGAGGTGCGGTCCGAGCAGCCGCTTGCGCTCCACGACGCCGACGCCGAAACCCGCGACGTCGTACTGACCGGCGGGAAGCACGCCGGGATGGGCAGCGGTCTCCCCGCCCACGAGGGCGCATCCGGCGACGGCGCAGCCGTCGGCGATTCCCTTGACCACCTGCGCGACGTGCGCCGGCTCGAGCCGCCCGACGGCGATGTAGTCGAGGAAGAACAGCGGCTCGGCGCCGGCCACGACGAGGTCGTCGACGACCATGGCGACGAGGTCGATGCCGATCGTGTCGTGGCGGTCGAGCGCCCGGGCGATCTCGAGCTTCGTGCCGACGCCGTCGGTGGCGCTCACGAGCACCGGGCTCTTGTAGCGCCGCGCGGGGAAGGAGAACAGCGCCCCGAAGCCCCCGACCGCGTCGAGCACCTCGGGGCGGCGCGTGCGCTCCACGTGAGGCTTGATGGCCTCCACCGCGGCATCCGCTGCGTCGAGGTCCACCCCCGCGGCCGCGTAGGTGGCCCCCTCCTCGTTCACGAGCCCGCAGGCACCCGCGTGCCCTCGTGCTGCGCCAACGGCACCGGGATGGGGTACTCGCCATCGAAGCAGGCGCGGCAGAGGGTCGCCTTCGCTCGCCCGGTCGCCGTGACCATCGCGTCGAGGGACAGGTAGGCCAGCGAGTCGGCTCCGACGAAGTCGCGGATCTCCTCGATGGACAGGCCCGACGCGATGAGCTCGGCGCGGGTGCCCATGTCGACGCCGTAGAAGCAGGGGTGGCGCACGGGGGGTGAGGTGATGCGGAGGTGCACCTCGCTGGCTCCCGACTGGCGGAGCATCGCCACGAGCGGGCGGGAGGTGTTGCCCCGCACGATCGAGTCGTCGACGACGACGAGACGCCGGCCCTCGATCATGTCGCGCAGCGGGTTGTACTTCAGGCGGATGCCGAGCTCGCGGACGGACTGGGACGGCTGGATGAACGTCCGGCCGACGTAGCGGTTCTTGACGAGCGCCTCCGCGTAGGGAATCCCCGAGGCCCTCGCGTAGCCGGCGGCGGCCGCGCTGCTCGAGTCGGGCACCGGGATGACAAGATCGGCCTCCACGGCGGCCTCGCCGGCGAGCAGCTCGCCCATGCGGTGGCGCGCGGCGTACACGCTCGTCACGGCGGTCCCCGTGCCTGGGGAGCCGTCGCCCGCGGCGGCGCGGTGGTCGGGGCGCGCGAGGTAGACGTACTCGAACACGCAGAGCGACGGGGTCGCCTCCGCGTAGCGACGGCTGCGCAGCCCCCCGTCGTCGACGATCACGATCTCACCGGGTTCGACCTCGCGGAGGAGGTGGGCGCCGACGATGTCGAGCGCGCACGTCTCGCTCGCGAGCACATAGCCGCCGCGGGGCAGGCGCCCGATGACGAGGGGGCGCACGCCGTGCGGGTCGCGGAAGCCGAACATCGTCGACTCGTCCATGGCTACCACGGAGAAGGCGCCCCGCAACCGGGAGGCGACCTGCACGATCGAGTCCTCCAGGGACGTGGCCGCGTCCCTGGCGAGCAGCGTCGTCAACAGCTCGGAGTCGCTCGTGCAGCGCTGGCCGGCGTCGCCGAGGTCCGCGGCGAGCTCACCGGTCGCGACGAGGTTGCCGTTGTGGCCGAGCGCGATGGCTCCGCCGCTGGGGGTCACCTTGAAGGCCGGCTGGGCGTTGTCCCAGGTCGACGCGCCGGTGGTCGAGTAGCGCACGTGCCCGATGCCGAGGTGGCCGTCGAGGCCGGCGAGGCGGGACTCGTCGAAGACCTGCGCGACCAGGCCCATCTCCTTCGTGACGAGGATGTGCCGGCCGTCGGACACCGCGATGCCCGCCGACTCCTGCCCCCGGTGCTGCAGGGCGTAGAGCCCGTAGTAGCAGAGCTTTGCGATGTCCTCCCCGCGGGCGTAGACGGCGAAGACGCCGCACTCGTCGCGCGCGCCGGTGCGCAGATCGGGCATGAGGGTCACCAGGGCTCGAGTGGAGGGGAAGACCCTCCCAGTCTACCGGCGCGCGCCGGGGGGCGAGGGGTCCCGACGGACCCCGGCGGTAGGCTCGGCGCGCGATGCCTCCCCCCGCGTCGCCGCCAGCCGCCGACCGGGCGGCGCCAGGTTAGGGGTGCCGACCGGCGGGTACTCCGGCGGGACACAGCGAGCGGCTGTTGGAGGAGCGGATGGGACAGCAGGACCCCCTGGCGAAGACCGACTACAGCAACCACACCGACGACGAGCTGCGCGAGGCCATCACGAAGGCCGACCGGGAGGAGGGCCGGCTGACCGACGAGAGCTCCGGTGAGGCCGTCGAGGCGGCCCGCCGCCAGCAGGAGGAGATGCGCGCCGAGCTCGAACGCCGGAGCGACGGATGATGGCCGCGAACCTGCTGCGCAAGGCTGCCGCCGGCGTCCTGTCGCTGACGTCCAGGGCCATGGCCGCCGGCTCGCGGCTCGCCGACCAGGTCGCCACGGGCCTGCGCGACGAACGACGGCCGTCGTCGGAGCGGTCGACCCCCACCGCGACCGCGCGCGAGGTGCTCGAGGAGGTCGGGCAGGCTCCGGTCACCGAGGCGGTCGAGCGCTCCCGGGTGTCGTCCCCGCCGTCGGAGCCGGTGCCCGAGGGACCGTCACACCTGCGCGCGCCCGAGACTCACACCGAGGCGCTCGCCTCCCGGTCCGCCGCGGACGTCCTCGCCGCCATCCCGGACCTGTCGACCGACGAGCTCGGCCGCCTCTACGAGTACGAGGCGGCGAACAAGAAGCGCAAGACCGTCCTCGCCGCCATCGAGCGGGCGGTCGACCCCAACGACGCACCTCCGGGGGAGACGGAGACGATGTCGGAGGCCGGCGGCGTCCCCACCACGGGCGGCCCCGCCGCCCGCTAGAGGAAGGGCTGTCGGGCCCTCTCTCAGCCCTCCGGTCCCGCGAGGCCGAGGGCGGCGGGCAGGGCGGCGCGGTGCACGGCGGCGAGCTCGTCGAGCCCGAGGTCGAGCAGGCCCGCGATGCGCAGCGCCCCGGTCCCCACGACCCGTCCGAGGCGGCAAGCGCGGACCCCCTCGTTGCTGCACAGGGCGGTGAAGGCCGCGGCGGCGTCGGGGGCGACGCTCGCGACGACCCGGCCGGGAGACTCGCTGAACAGCCACTGGTGCGCCGCGACGGCGTCCTCCGGGGTGACGTCCGCGCCGAGGCCGGCGGCGAGGCAGCACTCGACGAGGCACGTCACGAGCCCGCCGACCCCGACGTCGTGGGCGCTGCGGAGCAAGCCGCCAGCGGCCGCGGCGGCGAGCAGACCGTGCAGGCGTCGCTCCTCGACGAGGTCGACGCGGGGCGGCCTCCCGGCGATGCGCCCGGAGGTCCTCCACAGGTACTCCGAGCCGCCGAGGCCGGCGCGGGTGCGCGCGCCGACGAGGAAGACGTCGTCCCCGGCCGCCGCGAAGCCGGCGGGAACCGCCCGCGTGACGTCGTCGATGACGCCGAGCACACCGACGACCGGTGTGGGATGCACCGCGGCGTCACCCGTGGCGTTGTAGAAGCTCACGTTGCCGCCGGTGATCGGCGTGCCGAGCGCCGCGCAGGCCTCGGCCATGCCCCGGATCGTGTCGCGGAACTGGCCCATGATCTCGGGCCGCTCCGGCGAGCCGAAGTTGAGGCAGTTGGTCGCCGCGACCGGTCGTGCGCCGGAGCAGGCGACGTTGCGGGCGGCTTCGGCGACGACGAGGCGCGCGCCCTCGGCGGGGTCGAGGACGCACCAGCGGCCGTTGCCGTCGGTCGACACGGCGATCCCCCGACGGTCCGCACCTGGAAGGCGGACGACGGCCGCGTCCGCACCCGGCCCGGCGACGGTGCCCGACCCGACGATGGAGTCGTACTGCGCGTAGACCCACGCGGCGCTCGCCACGCTCGGACTCGACAGCACGGCGATGACCGCGGCCCGGAGGTCCTCCGGCGGGTGCTCGGCGTCGACGTCGGCGCCCGCGCCGGGATGAAGCCAGTCCGCGACGGGGCGCTGGTACACCGGCCCCTCGTCGGCGAGTGAGGTGGCCGGCGCGTCGTGGACGACCTCGCCGCGATGGGAGAACACGAGCCGGTCGCCGTCGGTGACCTCGCCGATCGGTGTGGCGTCCACTCCCCACTTCGCGCAGATCGCGAGCACGGCCGGCAGCCGCTCGGGCGACACGAGCGCGAGCATGCGCTCCTGCGACTCCGAACAGAGGATCTCCCAGGCGTGCATCGACGGTTCCCGCAGCGGCACGAGGTCGAGGTCCACGCGCATCCCGAGACCGGCCTTCGAGGCCATCTCCGCGGTCGAGCAGGCGATCCCCGCGGCGCCCATGTCCTGGATGCCCGACAGGAGGTCGGCGGCGTAGAGCTCCAGGCACGCCTCGATGAGGAGCTTGCCGGCGAAGGGGTCACCAACCTGGACGTTCGGCCGCTTCGCCTCCTCGAGCCCGCCCGCCCCGAACTCGGCGGAGGCGAGGACCGACGCGCCGCCGATCCCGTCACGGCCGGTGCGCTGGCCGATGAGCACCGCGACGTCGCCGGGCGCCTCGGCGCGGGCGAGCTGGATGCGGTCGGCCGGCAGCACCCCGACGCACAGGACGTTGACGAGCGGGTTGCCCGCGTAGCAGGGGTCGAAGACCGTCTCCCCGCCGACGGTGGCCACGCCGACCGAGTTGCCGTAGTGGCCGACGCCGCGCACCACCCCGTCGACGACCCAGCGCGTCGTCGGGTCGGCGGGGTCCCCGAAGCGCAGAGGGTCGAGCAGGGCGATCGGGCGGGCGCCCATGGTGAGGATGTCGCGGATGATGCCGCCGACGCCGGTCGCCGCCCCCTGGAAGGGCTCGACGAAGCTCGGGTGGTTGTGGCTCTCGATCTTGAAGGTGACGGCCAGCCCCCCGCCGACGTCGACGACGCCGGCGTTCTCGCCGGGGCCGACGAGCACCGCGTCGCCCTCCGTCGGCAGGTCGCGGAGGTAGACCCGTGAGGACTTGTACGAGCAGTGCTCGGACCACATCACCGAGTAGGTGCCGAGCTCGGCGGTCGACGGCTCGCGCCCGAGCGTCGCGACGACCCGGTCGTACTCGTCGTCGGTGAGCCCGAGCTCCTTGGCGAGCTGGCGGGGGTCGGCTGCGGGAGCGGGGATCGCGGTCACGTCCCCACGCTAGCCGATGCCCGTGGCCGCAGGTCAGCGCCCGTCCGGGGGGAACCGCATCTCTAGTCGTCACCCATGACGAGGCCCTCGATGGTGTGGCGCTGGCGGATCGGCTCGAGGGTCTCCACGATCCTCGTGACGCGGAGATGGTCGCGGACCGCGGCCGGCAGCGCGTCGTAGTACCGGCGGGTGACCTCGAGGTCGTGACCGGGTGTCTGGACCGATCCATCGACCGCGCCGAGGATGAGGACCGGCCGCGCGACCGTGGTGGTGTTCGCCGTGCCCCTGTGGACGGTAAGGCCCGTGCGCACGCTCATGTCGCCGCGTTGCGGCAGGCGCCGGACGCCGAGGGGGTCGAACTGCCCCTGGTCGACGGGGAACATCCCGTAGCGCCAGTCGTCCCCGTTGGTGAAGTGTGTGCCGGGGGCGACCTCGAACGGGGCCATGTCCGGAGTGACGTCGATGGTCGTGAAGTTGAACGCCAGCGACGACAGGTGGCGTCGGTGCCGTGTCTCGTCGGGGGTCGCGAAGTCCCTGTGCCAGGGCTGGGTGGTCGCTCCCGGGAAGGGGACGTCGAACCCGATCTCGCAGATCTGCCAGTCCGGGCCGAGTATCGTCGCGCACAAGGACGTGATCGTCGGGTGCGTCGCGAGGTCGAGGAAGCCGCGCAGGCTCTCGGGATGCACGGCGAGGTAGCGGCGGTTGCGTCCGCGGTTGACCGTCCCGTCCGGGATCCGGCGCTGCCGCGCGTAGATGGCGTGGAAGTCGTCCAGCGCGTCTTGCGCCCAGCCCCTCGGCAAGGCGTCCGGGACGCCGACGATGCCCTCTTCGTACAACACGTCGTACAAAGTACGGACCCGGTCTTGGGTATGCACCTCTCGCTCCGCTTCGCTCTGCTCCGCTCCCGCAACCCGCGTTAGGCCGGCGCCCAATACCGGCGCCGTGCCTACGCATCAAGCGTACTCGCCAATCGCCCTTCGCGATAGCCCGTCAGTGCCCTGCCAGGCCGTCTGTCAAGATGATCGGCATGGCGCCGCGGACCTTTACGAACCCCGTGTACCCGGGGTATTTCGCCGACCCCTTCGTCCTGCGGGTCGGCGACGTCTACTACGCCTACGGGACCGGTTCCGTCATCGGCGGGCGGGTGTTCGAGATCCTGCGCTCAACCGACCTCGTGCGGTGGACGAGCCTCGGCGGCGCGCTCGAGCCGCTGCACGATTCCGGGGCGCAGGACTACTGGGCCCCCGAGGTCGCTGCCGTGGGCGGGCGGTACTTCATGTACTACTCCGTCGGCGTGGGGGACACCAACCACACGCTGCGCGTGGCCATGGCCTTCTCGCCGGAAGGACCGTTCGTGGACGCGGGGACGGTCCTCACACCCGACGAGCGGTTCGCCATCGACCCCCACCCCTTCCAGGACGTCGACGGCCAGTGGTACCTGTTCTACGCGCGTGACCTGCTCGACGGTGAGCGTGTCGGGACGTCGCTCGCCGTCGACCGGCTGCTGGAGATGACGCGCGCCGAGGGCGCACCGCGGACGGTCGCGAGGGCGACCGCCGACTGGCAGCTGTTCGCCGCGCGGCGTGCGATGTACGGCCAGGTCTACGACTGGTACACCCTCGAAGGCCCGTTCGTCGTGCGGCACGACGACCGCTACTACTGCCTGTACTCCGGAGGGGCGTGGGAGCACGGAGACTACGGCGTGTCGTACGTCGTCGCCGACCATCCCCTCGGCCCCTACCTCCACCCGGAGGAGGAAGGGCCCGTCGTCCTGCGGTCGGTCGAGGGGCAGGTCCTCGGGCCGGGCCACAGCTGCGTCGTCACCGGACCCGACGGCAGGCACCGGATGGTCTACCACGCATGGGATCCGGCGCGGACGGCGCGACGGATGTGCGTCGACGCGCTGGTGTGGGGTCCCGACGGACCGCGCTGCGACGGGCCCTCGTTCTCCCCGAGGCCCGTGCCGGAGCGGCGTTGAGCCTGCTCGACCAACCCCACCGGCGGTTCAACCCCCTGACCGGGCGGTGGGTGCTGATCTCGGCGGAGCGGACCAGGCGCCCGTGGCAGGGCGCGGTCGAGGCGGACCCGAAGGGACCCCGACCGGCGTACGACCCGCAGTGCTACCTGTGCCCCGGCAACGAGCGGGCGGGCGGTGCCCGCAACCCGGCCTACGACCGCACCTACGTGTTCACCAACGACTTTCCCGCGCTCGTCCCCGACACCGCGGCGGGCCTCGAGGAGGCGCATCCGCTCCTTCGTGCCCAGGGTCAGCCGGGCACGAGCCGGGTGCTGTGCTTCTCCCCCCGCCACGACCTCACGCTGGCGATGATGCCGCCTGCCGACGTCAGGTCCGTGGTCGACCTGTGGGCCTCGCAGGTCGCGGAGCTGTCGGCCGACTACCCCTGGGTGCAGCTGTTCGAGAACCGCGGGGCCATGATGGGCGCATCCAACCCCCATCCGCACGGGCAGCTGTGGGCGACCCGCACGGTTCCCGACGAGCCGGCGCACGAGGACGCGCGTCAGGGCCGCTGGCACACGGAGCGCGGCAAGCCGCTCCTGCTCGAGTACGCCGAGGTGGAGGCGCAGCGCGGCGAGCGCGTCGTGGCCGCCAACGCGCACTGGCTCGTGGTCGTGCCGTTCTGGGCGGTCTGGCCGTTCGAGACGCTCGTGGTGCCCCGTGCGCCCGTGCAGCGGCTGCCCGAGCTGTCCGACGAGCGGCGGGATGCACTGGCCGGGGCGCTCAGCGCCCTGCTCATCCGCTACGACAACCTGTTCGGGGTCCCCTTCCCCTACTCGATGGGGTGGCACGGCGCGCCCGGTGCCGGCGGGGACGCACCGCACTGGCAGCTCCATGCGCACTTCTATCCGCCGCTGCTGCGTTCTGCGACGGTGCGCAAGCACATGGTCGGCTACGAGATGCTCGGGGAGCCCCAGCGCGACGTCAGCACCGAGGAGGCGGCGCAGCGGCTGCGTGAGCAGTCACCGGTGCACTGGTCCACTGCGGGCGGCGGGCAGGCGTGACCACCGTCCCGGCGAGGCTGCGGGCCCGGCAGCTGTTCCGCCGTGCGTACGGCTCGGCGCCTCCGCACGCCGTCCGCGCGCCCGGCCGGGTCAACGTCATCGGCGAGCACACCGACTACAACGACGGCTTCGTGCTGCCCGCGGCCATCGACCGGGAGGTCGTCCTCGCTTTCGAGCCGGCGGAGGACGGCTTCGTCCGTGTGGCCTCCGAAGCGTTCGGCGACGATGCGGCCTTTCGCCTGGGATCGTGGGACGAGCGCGCCGAGGGCTGGGCGTCCTACGTCCAGGGGGTGGCCTGGAGCCTCGCAGCACGGGGCCTGGAGATCCGGGGGTGGCGGGGGGCGCTGGCCAGCGACGTGCCGGTCGGCGCCGGCCTGTCGTCCTCGGCGGCGCTGGAGCTCGCCGTGGCGCAGGCGTTCCACGTCGTCGGTGGGTGGCCGTGGGATCCCGTGGAGATGGCGGGGGTGTGCCGACGGGCGGAGAACCACTGGGTCGGGGTCGCGTCGGGGATCATGGACCAGCTGGCGTCGGCGGGCGGTGTCGCCGGTCACGCGCTGCTGGTGGACTGCCGCTCCCTCGACGTCGAGCCGGTGCCGGTGCCGGAGGGGCTGAGGCTCGTCGTGCTCGACACCTCCACGCGCCGCGAGCTCGGTTCGTCCGGCTACAACGACCGGCGGCGCGAGTGCGAGACGGCGGCACGGGCGCTCGGGGTGGGATCGCTCCGCGACGTCACCACCGCGATGCTCGACGAGCGCGGTTCGACGCTGGACGGCCTGCTGCTGCGGCGCGCCCGCCACGTCGTCAGCGAGAACGACCGCACGACGCGCGCGGCGGCGGCGATGCGCGAGGGCGACCCGGAGCGGCTGGGCGCGCTCGTGTCAGAAAGCCACCGCAGCCTGCGGGACGACTTCGCGGTCTCCTCCGGCCCGCTCGACGCGATCGTGGCGATCGCCGAGGACGTCGCCGGGTGCTACGGGGCGCGGCTGACCGGCGGTGGGTTCGCCGGCTGCGCGCTGGCGCTGGTCGCCGGCCCGTCGGTGGCGTCCTTCGCCGACGACGTGCAGGTCCGCTTCGCCGACGAAACCGGCCTCCAGGCCCGCCTGCACGTCTGCGAGGCGGTCGCGGGAGCCGGCCCGGTCGACGGCTGACACCGTCGCGCAGCGCCGCTGCGTCGCCGACCACCAGCGCTCCATGCGCGCGGATGCCCGCGGCTCGAGCGCCGGGCGCCGGGCGCCCATGGCCACGCGTCAAGCGGTACCCTTCACCGACCATCACCCTGGGGGGCGGGGGGGCGAGCACATGGCGTGGGCGAAGCGGGAGCAGACGGATGGCGGGCGCACGCGACGAGGCACGGGCGGAGCAGTTCGCCGAACGGATGCTCGACGTGGTGAACCACAGCTTCGTCGCGCTGCTGACCAGCATCGGCCATCGCACCGGCCTCTTCGACACCCTTGCCGCCTTGCCGCACTCGACCAGCGAGCAGATCGCCACGGCCGCGGGTCTCGACGAGCGCTACGTGCGGGAGTGGCTGGCGGGGATGACCGTCGGTGGCATCGTGGAGTACGCACCCGAGGACGGCACCTACGCGCTACCGGCCGAGCACGCCGCGTTCCTCACGCGGGCCGCCGGGCCTGACAACATCGCGGTGCTCACGCAGTACGTGAGCTGCATGGGCGAGGTGGAGGACGGCATCGTCGAGTGCTTCCGACGGGGCGGCGGGCTGCCGTACTCCGCGTACGAGCGCTTCCACGCGATCATGATGGAGGATTCCGGTCAGGTCTTCGACGCCACGCTCTTGACGAGCACGCTCGACCTCATGCCCGGGATGCGCGAGCGGCTGTCCGCGGGCATCGACGTGCTCGACGTCGGGTGCGGGTCCGGACGTGCGGTGCACCTGCTGGCGCGCGAGTTTCCCCACAGTCGCGTGACCGGCTATGACTTCTCCGAGGAGGCAGTTGGGCGCGCACGCCGCGAAGCGGCCGACCTGGGGCTGGCGAACGCGACGTTCGTGCTGACCGACGTGGCGGAGATCACCGACGTCGCGGCGTTCGATCTCATCACCGCCTTCGACACCATCCACGACCAGGCTCATCCCGACCGGGTTCTTGCGGGGATTGCCCGGGCGCTGCGCGACGACGGCACGTTCCTCATGGTCGACATCGGCGCGTCGAGCAACGTCGAGGACAACCTCGACCACCCGCTCGGACCGTTTCTCTACGGGGTGAGCACGATGCACTGCATGTCGGTGTCCCTCGGCCTCGGCGGGATGGGTCTCGGGACCATGTGGGGCGAGCAACGGGCGCGCGCGATGCTCGACGAGGCAGGCCTCGACGTCGTGCGGGTCCAGCAGGTCGAGGGCGACATCGCCAACAGCTTCTACGTCGCGAGGAAGCGACGGTGAACGCCAGGACCGCTTTGCATGCTGCATGACCGCCCCTTCCTGCCGGGAAGGGCGGGACCGAAGGCGCTCGTGCCGTCGCGAACCCGCCCGCGTCATAAAACAGCGGTCGACAGAATACGGACATTTAATCCCCCGCCAGCACTATTTTCCTCCAAGGCCTGGTCCGGGAGGCCTTCGCGCTGTAGGGTCCGTGTCCTCAACTCTTTCGGGGGAGGCCCACATGCGCAGGTTTCTTGTCACCATGGTTGTCGCCGCACTCGCGACGCTCGGCTTTGCCGGGCCGGTGCTCGCCGCAAAGGTCCAGGGGGCCGACCACGGGGGGCGGCCGTTGCGCGCGACGCTGACCGGCGCGGAGGAGGTGCCGAGGCCTGGGGATCCCGACGGCACCGGGACGGCGCTCGTCACCGTGAACAGAGGGCAGCGGGAGATCTGCTTCGAGCTCGCCGTCGCCGACATCGACCGGGCGACCGCAGCGCACATCCACGTGGGTGAAGCCGGGACGGCCGGCCCGGTCGTCATCGGCTTGACGGCCCCGAGCGACGGCTTCTCGAGCGGGTGCGTGGACGACGTCGATCTCCAGCTGATCGACGCCATCCGCAAGAACCCGGCCGGCTTCTACGTCAACGTGCACAACCAGGCCTTTCCCGCGGGTG encodes:
- a CDS encoding PadR family transcriptional regulator, coding for MTTRPMTEPAFFVLTALVDEPRHGYGILGEVDALSGGRVELKVGTLYGVLDRLVSDGLVELDREEIHDGRLRRYYRLTEPGSEALAAEAERQAANARVAAKRLRAWRPQHAGGTA
- a CDS encoding Glu/Leu/Phe/Val dehydrogenase dimerization domain-containing protein is translated as MEGPFSLLDGHEQVVYGGDEGAGLRCIIAIHSTALGPGLGGTRFFPYASEEEALVDVLRLSRAMAYKAACAGLDLGGGKAVIIGDPARDKTEALLRAYGRVVASLNGRYVTACDVGTYPADMSIVARETRWATGAEVEEGGSGDSGVLTAYGTFVGIRACVERAFGSSSLADRHVAIQGVGKVGYRLAGYLAGEGAKLTVADVDGAAAARCAERYGAQLVPVDRVHAVDADVFSPNALGGVISDATLPELACAIVAGAANNQLAEPRHGEALADAGILYAPDYVINAGGLIQVADELHPGGYSAERAERRVATIADRLHAVFALAAEEGCSTAEAAERFAERRMASIGRLKRFWLPR
- a CDS encoding BldC family transcriptional regulator; the protein is MTTMINQDEDLLTPSEVAKLFRVDPKTVTRWAKAGKLSSIRTLGGHRRYRASEVHALLTGQATGVPSGD
- the purM gene encoding phosphoribosylformylglycinamidine cyclo-ligase, whose translation is MNEEGATYAAAGVDLDAADAAVEAIKPHVERTRRPEVLDAVGGFGALFSFPARRYKSPVLVSATDGVGTKLEIARALDRHDTIGIDLVAMVVDDLVVAGAEPLFFLDYIAVGRLEPAHVAQVVKGIADGCAVAGCALVGGETAAHPGVLPAGQYDVAGFGVGVVERKRLLGPHLVRPGDDVVAMASNGLHANGYSLVRRIVEGLDLADDHGLRLQSLGDALLRPTRIYAPDCLALAQATEVHGLCHVTGGGIPGNLPRVLPGGLGAVVDTATFTPPDVFAFLAERGGVDPAEMWRVFNMGAGMLAVVPAGENAVAVLRDRGVDAWVCGSVTESAGVTLAGMAA
- the purF gene encoding amidophosphoribosyltransferase, coding for MPDLRTGARDECGVFAVYARGEDIAKLCYYGLYALQHRGQESAGIAVSDGRHILVTKEMGLVAQVFDESRLAGLDGHLGIGHVRYSTTGASTWDNAQPAFKVTPSGGAIALGHNGNLVATGELAADLGDAGQRCTSDSELLTTLLARDAATSLEDSIVQVASRLRGAFSVVAMDESTMFGFRDPHGVRPLVIGRLPRGGYVLASETCALDIVGAHLLREVEPGEIVIVDDGGLRSRRYAEATPSLCVFEYVYLARPDHRAAAGDGSPGTGTAVTSVYAARHRMGELLAGEAAVEADLVIPVPDSSSAAAAGYARASGIPYAEALVKNRYVGRTFIQPSQSVRELGIRLKYNPLRDMIEGRRLVVVDDSIVRGNTSRPLVAMLRQSGASEVHLRITSPPVRHPCFYGVDMGTRAELIASGLSIEEIRDFVGADSLAYLSLDAMVTATGRAKATLCRACFDGEYPIPVPLAQHEGTRVPAGS
- the purL gene encoding phosphoribosylformylglycinamidine synthase subunit PurL, yielding MTAIPAPAADPRQLAKELGLTDDEYDRVVATLGREPSTAELGTYSVMWSEHCSYKSSRVYLRDLPTEGDAVLVGPGENAGVVDVGGGLAVTFKIESHNHPSFVEPFQGAATGVGGIIRDILTMGARPIALLDPLRFGDPADPTTRWVVDGVVRGVGHYGNSVGVATVGGETVFDPCYAGNPLVNVLCVGVLPADRIQLARAEAPGDVAVLIGQRTGRDGIGGASVLASAEFGAGGLEEAKRPNVQVGDPFAGKLLIEACLELYAADLLSGIQDMGAAGIACSTAEMASKAGLGMRVDLDLVPLREPSMHAWEILCSESQERMLALVSPERLPAVLAICAKWGVDATPIGEVTDGDRLVFSHRGEVVHDAPATSLADEGPVYQRPVADWLHPGAGADVDAEHPPEDLRAAVIAVLSSPSVASAAWVYAQYDSIVGSGTVAGPGADAAVVRLPGADRRGIAVSTDGNGRWCVLDPAEGARLVVAEAARNVACSGARPVAATNCLNFGSPERPEIMGQFRDTIRGMAEACAALGTPITGGNVSFYNATGDAAVHPTPVVGVLGVIDDVTRAVPAGFAAAGDDVFLVGARTRAGLGGSEYLWRTSGRIAGRPPRVDLVEERRLHGLLAAAAAGGLLRSAHDVGVGGLVTCLVECCLAAGLGADVTPEDAVAAHQWLFSESPGRVVASVAPDAAAAFTALCSNEGVRACRLGRVVGTGALRIAGLLDLGLDELAAVHRAALPAALGLAGPEG